The genomic window CATGTTCTTATTGACGGTAATACCAATTTCTTCAAGCATTTTTTCTACTTTGTCACCGGTAAGGCCAAAACTCGCCTTGGTGTTTAACAAAAACAAATGATTGTCTGTTCCGCTTACCACATCTTGAAGACGCTCAAATTCTTCGGCGCAAGCTTTCGTGTTAGCAATAATTTGGCGTGCATATTCTTTAAACTCGGGTTGACTGGCTTCAAAAAAGCATTGCGCTTTAGCTCCGATTATATTTTCTAACGGTCCGCCTTGAAGGCCCGGAAAAGTAGCCTTGTTTACTTTGGCAATGATATCTTCGCTATTAGTAAGCACAATTCCGCCCCTTGGTCCCCGCAACGTTTTATGAGTGGTTGAAGTAACAATATCGGCATAAGGCAAAGGATTGGGATGCAGCCCGGCGGCAATTAGACCGGCAATGTGGGCCATATCAACCATAAAAACCGCTCCGACACTATGAGCAATCTCGCCAATTTTTTTAAAGTCAATTGTATATGGATAGGACGAAAAACCCGCCAAAATCATCTGTGGTTTTTCTTCTTGAGCAAGGTTTAAAAGTCCCGGATAATCAATATGACCATCATCTAAAAGATGGTAATGAACAAAATTATAGTATTTGCTGGAAAAATTAACTTTTGATCCGTGAGTTAAATGTCCGCCTTCATCTAAACCGAGCGATAATATTTTATCCCCCGGGTTTAAAGTGGCATAATAGGCGATCATATTCGCCTGGGAGCCACTGTGCGGCTGAACATTAGCATATTTGGCATCGAAAATTTTTGTCACCAACTCTATGGCTCGATTCTCGATTAAGTCAATATTAATACACCCCCCGTAGTAACGATGTCCGGGAAAGCCTTCAGCATATTTATTTGTAAGAATCGAACCGCAAAGCGCGCGAACTTCCTTGGAGGCGAAATTTTCACTTGCGATTAATTCCAACCCATTATTTTGCCGATTGGTTTCGGCCGTTAAATACTCTTTAATTTTTGGATCCATATTCTTAAATCCTCACTTTTATTTCTCTATTATAGATGATGTTTTAAAAAATTATTAATAAATGTAATCGCCGTCTTTACTTTAAACTCTTCTTTTATTTAATTTACCGAAAAAAACACGGATTAAAATTATCAATATAGATTTCTTCATCTTTATGCGACCAATATCAGTAATCAATCGCAAAACACAATTGACAAACATAGGCATAAAATAAACAATTAAAAAAGAAAGTTCAGGTAATTTATTATGACTAACTTCACTAATTTCTTGAAGACTCCGTTGGCCCATCGCGGATTGCATAATCAACAATTCGCCGAAAACTCTCTCGGAGCTTTTCAAAATGCCGTCGCTGCTGGCTATGGAATTGAACTGGATGTTCATCTGATAAAAGATGGAAGTCTTGTCGTTGTCCACGATAACAATTTAAAAAGAGTGACCGGTAAAGACGGCCTTGTGGAGAATTTAACTGCCGAGGAATTAAAGGAATATCCTTTACTGATTGGGGGCGAACTAATCCCCTCTTTCGATGCGGTTCTTGCCCTCGTCAACGGTAAAGTCCCACTTCTTATCGAACTAAAAGTCGAAAATGATTTCAATCCAAAATTGGTTGATCTCGTTATGAAATCCCTTGAGAAGTATCCCTTTTTGGAAAATACGGCTGTTCAATCATTTAATCCTTATGCCATTAAGTATATCCGCGCGCAATATCCCAACCGCTTTCCCTACGGACAATTAATCAGCAAGGACTTGCCCGGACAAAGCAAAATGGTGCATTTTGTTTTTAAAACCTTACTTGTAAATAAAATTTCGCATCCTGATTTTGTTTCTTACGACATAAATTTTCTTCCCTTCTGGCGCATACGCCGACTGAGGAAAAAAGGAATGCCTATTTTAAGTTGGACTATCAACAGTGAAGAGAAATTGCAAAAAGGGCGCAAATATAGCGACAATATCATTTTTGAGACGATAAAACTTTAATGCTTAGCCGCCAAATAAGTGATAATATGTTGATGAAAGTCGTTTTAAAACATAAAGGAGCATAATTTATGACAAAGTCGGATGCTGGTCACACTGCGCCTAAGCTTAATTTGAAACGGACATTTAGTGTCGGTTTCGCTTTCTTACTTATTTCGATGTTTTGGTCGGTTTATGACAATATCGTGGCGAAGATGTTAATCAATGACTTTGGACTCAACCAAACTTGGTCGGGAGTTCTCTTGGCATTGGATAATATTATCGCCCTTTTCTTACTTCCCCTTTTTGGCGCTTTATCGGATAAGACGCGTACAAAAATGGGAAAACGCACGCCTTACATTCTTATCGGCACGATTGTTGCCGCTGTTATTTTTGTCGGCTTGGCCGCTGTCGACTTTTTCCAACAGGCGGTCATCGCCAAGGAAGCCATTTCCGGAGTTTTAGAAGGAACGGATGGCTTTTATTTTACGGTCAACGGAGTAATTAGCACCTCAAATCCAGTTAAAAGTGTCGTGGCTACTGCTCGTAGTACGTATATTTTCCAAGTGATAACCACCAATTATTCCGGATATCTTGTCGCCTTCATCGGTATTCTACTGATTGTTTTAATTGCTATGGCATCCTTTAGAACTCCAGCAGTTAGTTTGATGCCTGATGTAACGATTAAACCTTTACGTTCAAAAGCAAATGCGGTGATAAACCTAATGGGAGCTGTCGGTGGGCTCGTGGCCTTACTGGCGACTAACTTCCTGGGTAAGGATTATCAAAACTACATCCCGTTATTTGCCCTTATCGGTGGACTGATGCTGGTGATGCTTTCCGTATTTATGATTCTAGTGCGTGAGGTTCCTTGGTCAAAATCGATGGAAGAAGATTCCATCCGTTATGGCATTGAAAAGAAAGAAACTATCGCTAAAGAAGATGCCGATCCTAAATATAAGGAAAAAATGCCGAAGGATGTCAAAAAATCTTTCTTGCTCATCTTAGCTTCCGTTATCCTTTGGTTTATGGCTTATAATGCGGCAACTTCAAAGTTTAGTGATTATGCTACCAACGTGGTGGATTTCTCCTCGTGGGCATTGGCTTTAATGATTGCCAATGTGGCAGCGATTATTTCTTTCTATCCGGTGGGAATCATCTCTACCAAACTGGGACGGAGAAAAACGATTCTCGGAGGAATTATTATTCTTCTCGTGGCCTTTATTCTCGGTTACTTTGTGACTAAAGAAACCAACTTCCTCATGTTTGTTACAATGGCTTTGGCCGGTATCGGTTGGGCAACAATCAATGTTAATTCCTACCCAATGGTCGTGGAAATGAGTCATGGGTCTAATATTGGCGTTTATACCGGCTACTACTACACCGCTTCAATGGCTGCGCAAATTGCCACACCGATTTTTAGCGGTATTCTTATGGATCTCATTGATCGACGGGTCCTATTTATTTATTGTGCCGTCTTTGCCGCTTTGGCCTTTGTCACGATGCTCTTTGTCCGTCACGGCGACAGCAAACAAATCAACGATGAGGTTGTGGAAATTGATTTAGATTAGTATGACACTCGATATTTTTAATCACTCGCTCGATATTATCAAAACAAAAAAGTTATTTCTTTTGGATCAAGACGGAACGCTCTATAATGGTTCCGTCCTTTTTCCTCAAACCAAAAACTTCTTAGATTACATTAAAAAGCTGGGCGCCAGATATATTTTTATCACTAATAACTCTTCTCAATCGGTTTCAAGTTATATTCAAAGAATGGATGCCTTCGGTATTAAAACGGATGCGGATGATTTCTTTACTTCAACCGAGGCTACGATAATTTTTCTAAAAAAACACTATCCGCAGGCTAAAGTTTTTGCCCTCGGAACCACTTCCTTTCTTGAAGCGCTTAAAGCGGGAGGAATTCAATTGGTATCTTCCGTTGAGGCCGACTGCGCTTTACTCGCTTATGATCGAGAATTGACCTATCAGAAGCTTGTTGACTTATGTGAACTACTATCAACCAAAGATATTCCTTACTTGGCCACCAATCCCGATTGGGTGTGTCCGATTGACTTTGGCTATATTCCCGACTGTGGTTCCTTCGCGTTTATGATTGAGAAGGCTACCGGTAAAAAGCCTTATTTTATTGGAAAGCCTCAGCCGGATATGATTGAGATTGTCGCTAATAAATATCAAATACAAAAGAAGGATGTTGTTGTTATTGGCGATCGCCTTTATACCGATATACAAAGCGCGGTTAACGCTCGGGTTGATTCTATTCTCGTTTTAAGCGGGGAAGCCTCTTTAAATGATTTAAAGGCATCTTCAAGCCAGCCAACCTGGGTTGTCAATTCTATCGGTGAGTTGATTCCATAGACTACAAGTATAAATAAGTAACGGCGATGAAAAAAAGGCTTGTTAAGATTTTAATATCCTAACCGCCTTTTTTTAATTCGTTGGTTTAGTCAAGCCCTTTCTTATACTGCCGATTTATTCTTTCAATTATCGAAGCAAATTCCTTAGGATCTTCCATATCGGTAATTGGAAGCCACAGTATATGCTTATCGTTGACTTTATAATAATCAAATATTTTTCTCAAAACCGGGTAATAATTAGTGTTATGTTTTGAAAGATAAGCTTCCTGTCCTTGCTCAATCGCGCGGCCTCTTTTTTTTACGTTACCGAGCAACTGTTCGTTGGACCGCATAATGACGATATGCACATCCACTTCTGGCAACGCTCTTAATCCTTCCTCCGCGATTTGATAGACAAGTTCAAGTTCATGCTGATCCATGTAGCCTTCACCATGAAGTTGCTCACTGAACACCAGATTGGAGAACATCGTGGAGTCACTGACCATATTGTCATTATTTCTTTCCTTGTAAAGAAGAATAAATAGTTCACTATAAAAGGCATTTTGAGCGATAAACGACATTGTCTCTTTGTTGTTATAGAAAATCGGAAGAAAGGGTGATTTAGCCACCGGCTCTTCGATTAAAGTTGCGTGATAATAGTCAGCAATTTTCTGGGATAATAACGACTTGCCCGCACCAGTCGGGCCGATAACTCCAAGTCTCATTTTGGTTGAACCTCCTTTAAGGTGGCAAAACGAATTGGGAATGTTTGAAGGAAAGGTGTTAACGGCTTTCTTCAACCATCTGACGAATACGGGCTACCAATAAATCGGTAGCCTCCTTATTATATCCCCCTTCAGGAATAATTATATTGGCATAGACCTTGGAAGGTTCCACATAAAGATCATGCATCGGACGAACGGTTGATAGGTATTGATTGGCAACCGAAGTCAAAGTGCGCCCCCGTTCATTGATATCCCGCTGAATTCTCCTTAACAAGCGAACATCAGCCGGAGTATCGACAAAAATTTTAAAATCAAGCAGATCCCGGATTTCCTTAATGGCAAAAACCATAATGCCTTCAACGATTATAACTGGAGTTGCTTTTACTTTTTGTGTCTCTTCCTTCCGTCGATGAAAAGAAAAATCATAACTGGGAATTGCAACTTCCCTGCCGGCTTTTAAGGATTTTAAATGCTTGACGATAAGCGGTACATCAAAAGATTCCGGAGTGTCATAATTGAGCTTTTGCCTTTGTTCAAGAGGCATTTCCGGAAAATCGCGATAATAATTATCAAGCCTAAGTACGAGAGTGGTATCACATTCTGATTGGGTAAATAAATTTTCGGCCAAAGTGGTTTTGCCCGAAGCGGTACCGCCAGCTATTCCAATCACGAATACCTTGCTCATGCGTACTATCTCCTTCCCCATATTAGCATTTATAAACGCTGATAAAAACCGGAAAATAAATAAAACGCTTACATCACCAAAAACATCATTTTTTTGATTATAATAAGTATGTTCACCCGGAGGACAAATATGCGCTTAGGAATAAATGGACCCAATGGTGCCGGCAAGTCACTGCTGACTCGGCAACTCGCCGCTTTTTTTAATTATGAGTTGATAAAAGAGCCGATTGAAAAAAATGAATATCTCAATTTTTTTTATGAGAACAAAGATCTTTTCTCCTATTTAGGTCAAAATGCTTTCTATGCCGCAATGTTCACTTTAATGTGGGATCATAAAGACCAAAAGAATGTGATATTTGATTCGACATTTTATAGTAATATCATCTATACGAAACTACTTCATCTTGCGGGCTATATGAATGAGCATCAATATCAGTTGTCGCTTGATATTGCCAAACAACACATTCGTCATCTGCCTAAACTCGATTTAGAAATTATTATAAAACGACCGAAGGATGTGCTTTTTCAAAATGTCCATCATCGAAATCGGGAGATGGAGCAAGGCCAAGATAATTATTTGAATTTTCACTTTGATAACTATTATCCCGTCGCTCAAGCAGTCTATCGCGAGTTTGGTATTCCTCAGAAGAACATACTGATGATTGAAGTGGGCGACTTAAAGGATTTAAACGAGATACAGCGTATTGCTAGGCTTATTGAAACTCGATATAATCAAGGCAAAGAAAACGAGTAAAATATATGTCAAAAATCAATTTACCGGCCAAAACCATTCCGATAAATCCTTCAACCATCGTGTTTTTTGTTTCGGGCTATGCCGCCGATGAAAAAGCCCTTTTTCCCCTCGCCAACAATTTGATATTTGATTCCCCTCGTCGCTATGTAAGAGGCCCGCTTCTTAATCTTGATCGCACGGATTGTGCTGATCCTAAAAAAGGCATTATTGCCTTTAAAAATGAAACGGCGGAAATCGATATCCAAAACCGTTTGTTACGAATAAGCAAATTGGCCGGCAAAACCAAAGGAAAATATATTTTGATTAATCCCCGTCTTTGCGGCCGCCATGTCGATGCCACAATTGAACTTCAAGTCTCGCGGCTAATGTATTGCATTCGCTATTTAAAACGGGATTTAAAAACCCGGGCTCGCATTGTTTTAATCGGTCATAGTCAAGGCGGAGTCGTTAATTTATTAACTGCCGTTCGATCCAAAGGCATGGTTGATCAAATAATATCCATTAATTCGCCTTATAGCGAAGTTCAACCGGTAAAAGACGCCTTTACAATGATTAGATTGCTTCACCTCGGCGATGAGGCTTTTAGAAATTATTTTCGGCAGATTATCCGTGGGAAAATCACCGATAAACAAACCAAGAACTTAATTGAAAATGCTAAAGTGTATTTAACGCCCAACTACCTGGAGCGGCTTAAAAAGAACTTTTACAAAACTAAAGATCGTCCCCGATTATCGCTTGTGGTCAGCACCTGCGGCGTTTATAACGATTCGTTGCTTGGCTGGCGAAGATCATATGATGGTTTTATTCCGGTCTCCTCGCAGATGGATGTTAAATATGACGATGTCACTTTCCTTCGGGAACACGTTTTGCCTTGCGAAAAGAATAGTCTTTTAATGAATACCGTCTTTGATCGGTGTCTCGTTTGTCGCGAATGTGGAATGCCTGAACTAAAAGGACGGTTTTTCGTCAAGGCCTTGCTTCAAAAAAAATCACCCAATGATTTAATGAATGCGATGGTGAACGGAGGATTTGACGCCATTGAGGGAAGAGAAATTAATCCTAAATACAAAGATGAACCCATCTACACCACCATGTATCAAACTTATCAATCACCTTATTCTCATCATATGATTGCCCGTAACAAAGAAACGGCATTGGTTATTAGACAATACTTGGAAAAAATCACTGGTATGCCAGTAAGGGAATAAATGTAATGGCTAATGTAACCGCATTGGCCACTAACGCATAAAGAATCGGATGACCGATGTCATCCATTTTTTCTTTACGCTTAAATAACCTAAATAGAGTGTAATATACTAACGCTTCCAGCGAAAAAACAATTGCCTCGCCGATAACTAGACCTAAGGTATAGCCAATGTCGCCCGATGTTTTATACGCATTAAAAATAAAAAAATTCAAACCAATCTGCGTAACCAAATTAGTGATGGCAATCGTCAATAGAGGGATAAATTTCCGATACTTGAATAAAATGGCGACCGCAAGTTCAATAACTATGGTAAGAATGATTCTTCCTAGCAAACGGAGAATATTGTTATTTATCGTGTCGGCATCGGGAGTCAAGATGGATGACGCTATAATATAGTTGGTTGCAGTTGAAGATAAGGTTCCAAAATCTATGTTTTGTAAATCTAAAACATAGTCGGATTGAAAGGTAAATTTAGTCAATCCCGGATTGGTCATAAGTAAACTTCCGGTGTTGGCTTCATAGATGCCCAATTTGAAATTGCTCGGAGCGATATAAGTGAATCCCAGATAATTGGTGTTATGAAAATATCCGGTTTCCAGCATAAAAATCCGCATGAAGTAATACCCGCCGTTATCTAATCCTGCCTGATAGAATCTTTGAATAATCGGATCTTCTAAATCCGCGCTGAAATAGGAATCACTGGCAGCGTCTTCATCCATTAGCGAGTTTGGGCCACTGCCTTTATCCGAAAAAAAGCCAAAATATAAATCGTCATTCGGGTTGGCATTATCAATAGTGATATTGATTTGTGACTTGGGTCCCGTATCTGCCAAAACCGGCTGACCTGGTGGAATAAGCATCAATGCTAGGCCAAAAGAAAATGCTGAGATTAGAAAAAAGAAAAAAGATTTTAATTTTTTATCCATGCTTTTAATCCCCTTACCAACATTGTTATTTTACTGAGGCAAAGAATAATTCGCAAGTTAACGAGTAATTTTCCTATTAATTGCCCGTTACTTTACAATTGATGTGAGTCTTTCCTAGAAATAAAAAGGGGGTAGCCTATAATATTCCTGTAAGGTCAGAAATCTTTACAGAAGGATTCTAAATCACCCCTGCAAAGTTTATTACATTTCCCGTGCGAGATTTAAACGCGTTATCACACATTTCTACAACCACAATGATTTAGTCAAACAAATGAAAGCTTACATAGTTCGATCAAATACTATCTGCCGTTCTTCATTCGGGTGGCTCACGCCTTTACAAAAAAGTGAACAATTAATAATGAAAGAAATGGTTGCCTAAATAATATTAGCAAATCACTCTTCTTTTTTTGAAGAAATTGGTCGCACATCATTTACAACTCTACAACGAGTAATTCGCCTATTAATCGCTCGCGCGACAAAAACCCCGTTAGCTCCAGCTTGAGCTAAACCACGTGTAAGTCCGGCCCCATCGCCACCAACAAAAAGATTCTTAATCGCAGTCTCAAATTCCCCGTTGATGTTTGGACGGGCACTATAGAACTTTGCCTCAACCCCATAAAAAAGCGTATGATCGTTTGCAATGCCGGGAGTAACACTATCAAGCGCTTCAATCATTTCGATGATGGAGCGCATCGTTTTATAGGGCAGCACGAGTCCCAAATCACCTGGCACCGCTTCTTTCAATGTCGGCTTTACAAACCCCTCCGCTATTCTTTTCGGGGTGGAACGACGATTGCGTTTTATATCGCCGTACTTTTGAACAATAACCGATCCGGCCGAAAGCTTATTGGCTAGGCGCGATATTTCTATGGCATAGGCATTCGGATCTTTAAATGGTTCATCAAACCCGTGGGATACCAGCAAAGCAAAATTTGTATTGTGTGATCCAAGACTGGGGTCACTGTAGGAATGGCCATTACAGACCGCTACTCCGTCTTGATTTTCAATAACGACATGCCCCGAGGGGTTAGAGCAAAATGTTCTTACTGTCGTCCCCATGCTGGTGGAGTAAATAAATTTTCCTTCATATAACGAACGATTTATTTCTTCCATTACGATGTCGTTAGTTTCCACTCGCACGCCAATATCAACTTTATTATGTTTAAATGCGACTCCATATTTGTTCAAGGTGTGATCAAGCCATTCTGCCCCACTTCTGCCGACACCTAATACAACATAATCACTATAAATTTTTTCTTTATCAGAAATTATAATTCCATTAACTTGACCGTTCTCGACAATTAAATCCGTCACATTACTCGCAAAGCGGAAATCGATGCGGGTTTTCAAATCCTCATAAATTCCGGTCAATACCTTTAAATTTACTTCCGTACCTAAATGACGAACCTGACTTCGCAACAACTTTAAACCATGAGCCAAGCCGCGACGTTCTATTTCCTCTATTTCCTTGGTATAAGGATTGGTCAACTGTTCGGGCGCCCCATGTGCAAGATTAACACTATCGACATAATGGATTAGATCAAGGACATCATCATCGCTAAGATACTCTGTCATCCATCCGCCAAACTCACTTGTTATATTAAACTTGCCATCGGAATAAGCTCCTGCACCGCCAAAGCCGCTGGTGATAGAACAAGCCGGGTAGCAGCCAAGAATTCCGTCTCGATTGACTGGACATTTAGAAATCTTGCCATCATGAATTGGACAATGCCGACGATAAATATCCATGCCGCGATCAACAAGTAGTATTTTTGCATCCTTATTCAGTAGGGATAATTCATAAGCCGTAAAAATACCCATCGGTCCAGCCCCGACAACAATTACATTATACTTATCCATAGTTATATCCAACTTCCTGGAAGTTTATTCCTTATCAATTATAGGGGTTTTATGCTTTTTTTGACGATTTTTTGTAGTTTTTTTTAATATTAAAAAGCAAAAGCGGTTTCAAAATATAGAGAGGAAAAAAATGCTTTGAGTAAGCTTCTATATTTGTTAAAATGCACGTGGTTTACAAAATTTAATAGATGGCAACTTATGTGTTTGTTTTATATTGAATAAGCGTCCTTTACATCAGCCTTTTATCCCAATAAAAATCTAATGCAATCGCATTATTATAAATGAAATTTTCTAAAAAAAATGGCATTTTTTATTAATATAATTATTTGTTTTTTTACTAGAGGTTAAGTATCTGTTTTTTCATTGAATTGCATAAATCAATGTATATTTACCGATTTTTTACATTTTTGGAAGCGCTAGCAAATAAAAATTAAGTTGTAATTTAAACACATGTGTAATAATATTATCTTGTTAAAGAAGTCGGCCTATACAATAAAATTGAATAAAAAAGGAGATATTTAGGATGGGAACTAAATTCAAAAAAGGCTTTTTTCTATTTGCTAGTGCCATGTTGCTCTTTGGTGCTGGCTTTTCTTTTTTAAGAGCTAACGACAGCGGAGTGGTTGGTGTTAAGGCTGCTACCACGACTGAAGTTGTACAATTCGGCTCAGGAAAAACAAATAACTGGGCAACAAGCTATCAAAACCTAGGTAGTGATTACATAGGAATTGCGACTTTATCTCACTATGCTTCGGCTACATCGGCAAATTTATTTGGCGAAGGCAATGTTTTAGCTAGCGATTTGGTGGTTGAATTCAAGATTGGAACCTATGGTGGCTCAGGACAACAAGGCGTATTCAAAGTAGAATTACTTGATAGTCAAAACAATGTTCTTTCCTCGCAAATAGGAAATACCAATCTATCTAGTTCTACTGAATCATATGCGCAAGGGCCGACAATTACTGTAGTCAAACCAGCAAACCCCGAGAACATTAGTTCGATAAAGGTGGCA from Bacilli bacterium includes these protein-coding regions:
- the glyA gene encoding serine hydroxymethyltransferase codes for the protein MDPKIKEYLTAETNRQNNGLELIASENFASKEVRALCGSILTNKYAEGFPGHRYYGGCINIDLIENRAIELVTKIFDAKYANVQPHSGSQANMIAYYATLNPGDKILSLGLDEGGHLTHGSKVNFSSKYYNFVHYHLLDDGHIDYPGLLNLAQEEKPQMILAGFSSYPYTIDFKKIGEIAHSVGAVFMVDMAHIAGLIAAGLHPNPLPYADIVTSTTHKTLRGPRGGIVLTNSEDIIAKVNKATFPGLQGGPLENIIGAKAQCFFEASQPEFKEYARQIIANTKACAEEFERLQDVVSGTDNHLFLLNTKASFGLTGDKVEKMLEEIGITVNKNMLPHDEERPTVTSGIRIGFAALSTRGINEEGAKDVARIIDNFLRGTATKEEASARVTELAAGLKNIEEL
- a CDS encoding glycerophosphodiester phosphodiesterase family protein; the protein is MTNFTNFLKTPLAHRGLHNQQFAENSLGAFQNAVAAGYGIELDVHLIKDGSLVVVHDNNLKRVTGKDGLVENLTAEELKEYPLLIGGELIPSFDAVLALVNGKVPLLIELKVENDFNPKLVDLVMKSLEKYPFLENTAVQSFNPYAIKYIRAQYPNRFPYGQLISKDLPGQSKMVHFVFKTLLVNKISHPDFVSYDINFLPFWRIRRLRKKGMPILSWTINSEEKLQKGRKYSDNIIFETIKL
- a CDS encoding MFS transporter, coding for MTKSDAGHTAPKLNLKRTFSVGFAFLLISMFWSVYDNIVAKMLINDFGLNQTWSGVLLALDNIIALFLLPLFGALSDKTRTKMGKRTPYILIGTIVAAVIFVGLAAVDFFQQAVIAKEAISGVLEGTDGFYFTVNGVISTSNPVKSVVATARSTYIFQVITTNYSGYLVAFIGILLIVLIAMASFRTPAVSLMPDVTIKPLRSKANAVINLMGAVGGLVALLATNFLGKDYQNYIPLFALIGGLMLVMLSVFMILVREVPWSKSMEEDSIRYGIEKKETIAKEDADPKYKEKMPKDVKKSFLLILASVILWFMAYNAATSKFSDYATNVVDFSSWALALMIANVAAIISFYPVGIISTKLGRRKTILGGIIILLVAFILGYFVTKETNFLMFVTMALAGIGWATINVNSYPMVVEMSHGSNIGVYTGYYYTASMAAQIATPIFSGILMDLIDRRVLFIYCAVFAALAFVTMLFVRHGDSKQINDEVVEIDLD
- a CDS encoding HAD-IIA family hydrolase, whose product is MTLDIFNHSLDIIKTKKLFLLDQDGTLYNGSVLFPQTKNFLDYIKKLGARYIFITNNSSQSVSSYIQRMDAFGIKTDADDFFTSTEATIIFLKKHYPQAKVFALGTTSFLEALKAGGIQLVSSVEADCALLAYDRELTYQKLVDLCELLSTKDIPYLATNPDWVCPIDFGYIPDCGSFAFMIEKATGKKPYFIGKPQPDMIEIVANKYQIQKKDVVVIGDRLYTDIQSAVNARVDSILVLSGEASLNDLKASSSQPTWVVNSIGELIP
- a CDS encoding deoxynucleoside kinase, giving the protein MRLGVIGPTGAGKSLLSQKIADYYHATLIEEPVAKSPFLPIFYNNKETMSFIAQNAFYSELFILLYKERNNDNMVSDSTMFSNLVFSEQLHGEGYMDQHELELVYQIAEEGLRALPEVDVHIVIMRSNEQLLGNVKKRGRAIEQGQEAYLSKHNTNYYPVLRKIFDYYKVNDKHILWLPITDMEDPKEFASIIERINRQYKKGLD
- the udk gene encoding uridine kinase; the protein is MSKVFVIGIAGGTASGKTTLAENLFTQSECDTTLVLRLDNYYRDFPEMPLEQRQKLNYDTPESFDVPLIVKHLKSLKAGREVAIPSYDFSFHRRKEETQKVKATPVIIVEGIMVFAIKEIRDLLDFKIFVDTPADVRLLRRIQRDINERGRTLTSVANQYLSTVRPMHDLYVEPSKVYANIIIPEGGYNKEATDLLVARIRQMVEESR
- a CDS encoding deoxynucleoside kinase, whose translation is MRLGINGPNGAGKSLLTRQLAAFFNYELIKEPIEKNEYLNFFYENKDLFSYLGQNAFYAAMFTLMWDHKDQKNVIFDSTFYSNIIYTKLLHLAGYMNEHQYQLSLDIAKQHIRHLPKLDLEIIIKRPKDVLFQNVHHRNREMEQGQDNYLNFHFDNYYPVAQAVYREFGIPQKNILMIEVGDLKDLNEIQRIARLIETRYNQGKENE
- a CDS encoding NAD(P)/FAD-dependent oxidoreductase, with the translated sequence MDKYNVIVVGAGPMGIFTAYELSLLNKDAKILLVDRGMDIYRRHCPIHDGKISKCPVNRDGILGCYPACSITSGFGGAGAYSDGKFNITSEFGGWMTEYLSDDDVLDLIHYVDSVNLAHGAPEQLTNPYTKEIEEIERRGLAHGLKLLRSQVRHLGTEVNLKVLTGIYEDLKTRIDFRFASNVTDLIVENGQVNGIIISDKEKIYSDYVVLGVGRSGAEWLDHTLNKYGVAFKHNKVDIGVRVETNDIVMEEINRSLYEGKFIYSTSMGTTVRTFCSNPSGHVVIENQDGVAVCNGHSYSDPSLGSHNTNFALLVSHGFDEPFKDPNAYAIEISRLANKLSAGSVIVQKYGDIKRNRRSTPKRIAEGFVKPTLKEAVPGDLGLVLPYKTMRSIIEMIEALDSVTPGIANDHTLFYGVEAKFYSARPNINGEFETAIKNLFVGGDGAGLTRGLAQAGANGVFVARAINRRITRCRVVNDVRPISSKKEE